One part of the Glycine max cultivar Williams 82 chromosome 14, Glycine_max_v4.0, whole genome shotgun sequence genome encodes these proteins:
- the LOC100817577 gene encoding pyruvate dehydrogenase E1 component subunit beta-1-like, whose translation MLGVIRHKSIRPAFSAIRHFSSAAKEITVRDALNSALDEEMSADPKVFLMGEEVGEYQGAYKISKGLLDKYGPERVLDTPITEAGFAGIGVGAAYYGLRPVVEFMTFNFSMQAIDHIINSAAKSNYMSAGQISVPIVFRGPNGAAAGVGAQHSQCYASLYGSCPGLKVLSPYSSEDARGLLKAAIRDPDPVVFLENELLYGESFPVSAEVLDSSFCLPIGKAKIEREGKDVTITAYSKMVGYALKAAETLAKEGISAEVINLRSIRPLDRSTINASVRKTNRLVTVEEGFPQHGVGAEICTSVIEESFGYLDAPVERIAGADVPMPYAANLERMAVPQVEDIVRAAKRACYRSVPLAASA comes from the exons ATGTTGGGTGTTATAAGGCACAAG AGTATTCGCCCCGCCTTCTCCGCAATCAGACACTTCTCTTCTGCAGCTAAAGAG ATTACTGTCAGGGATGCTCTCAACTCCGCACTCGATGAGGAAATGTCAGCTGATCCTAAAGTCTTCTTGATGGGTGAAGAGGTTGGGGAATATCAGGGTGCATACAAG ATATCCAAGGGGCTGCTCGACAAGTATGGCCCCGAGAGGGTTCTCGATACTCCAATCACTGAG GCTGGGTTTGCTGGGATTGGAGTTGGCGCTGCTTACTATGGTCTAAGGCCTGTTGTGGAGTTTATGACTTTTAACTTCTCCATGCAG GCAATAGATCATATTATTAACTCTGCCGCAAAATCAAACTACATGTCTGCTGGGCAAATATCTGTACCTATTGTCTTTAGAGGACCCAATGGTGCTGCTGCTGGGGTTGGTGCTCAGCATTCTCAA TGTTATGCATCTTTGTATGGTTCATGCCCTGGGTTGAAAGTCTTGTCACCATATTCATCTGAAGATGCCCGTGGTTTGCTTAAAGCTGCTATTAGGGACCCTGATCCTGTTGTTTTCCTTGAAAATGAATTGTT ATATGGTGAGTCATTCCCTGTTTCGGCCGAAGTTCTTGATTCCAGTTTTTGCCTTCCCATAGGAAAAGCAAAG ATTGAGAGGGAAGGAAAAGATGTGACTATTACAGCCTATTCAAAAATGGTTGGCTATGCTCTCAAG GCTGCTGAGACACTGGCAAAGGAAGGAATCAGTGCTGAG GTCATTAATTTGCGTTCAATCCGGCCGCTTGATCGATCCACAATCAATGCTTCTGTCAGGAAAACCAACAGGCTGGTGACAGTTGAAGAAGGGTTTCCTCAGCATGGCGTTGGCGCTGAAATCTG CACATCTGTCATTGAAGAAAGTTTTGGTTATCTTGATGCACCCGTTGAGAGAATTGCTGGGGCTGATGTTCCCATGCCTTATGCAGCAAATCTGGAAAGAATGGCTGTCCCACAG GTTGAAGATATTGTTCGTGCTGCAAAGAGAGCATGCTACAGATCTGTGCCTTTGGCTGCATCTGCTTGA